Proteins from one Salinispora arenicola genomic window:
- a CDS encoding DUF4191 domain-containing protein — protein sequence MAKPQEKVSFGQRLKQIGMVFRFTAKQDRWFAPLAFAAVVIPLALTVVAFLVWGWLWIPLGILLTLLSLLIVLNLRSNRAMMNAAEGQPGAAAQIIENMRGDWRVTPAVSSTTQMDMVHLVIGRSGVILLAEGNPQRVRSLLGQEKRRLAKVIGSAPLYDYMIGQEEGELPVRKLRMTLMRLPRKLSGRDVNALDKRLKALSARPQLPKGAIPKNMRPPKGAFRQARGR from the coding sequence ATGGCAAAGCCCCAGGAGAAGGTCTCGTTCGGCCAGCGGCTGAAGCAGATCGGGATGGTGTTTCGGTTCACCGCCAAGCAGGACCGGTGGTTCGCGCCCCTGGCCTTCGCCGCGGTGGTCATCCCGCTCGCGCTGACCGTGGTCGCCTTCCTCGTGTGGGGTTGGCTCTGGATCCCACTGGGCATCCTGTTGACGCTGCTCTCCCTGCTGATCGTGCTCAACCTCCGGTCCAACCGGGCGATGATGAACGCCGCGGAGGGCCAGCCGGGCGCGGCGGCACAGATCATCGAGAACATGCGCGGCGACTGGCGGGTCACCCCGGCGGTCAGCTCGACCACTCAGATGGACATGGTGCACCTGGTCATCGGCCGCTCGGGAGTGATCCTGCTGGCGGAGGGTAATCCACAGCGGGTGCGCAGCCTGCTCGGCCAGGAGAAGCGACGGTTGGCCAAGGTGATCGGCTCGGCGCCGCTCTACGACTACATGATCGGCCAGGAGGAGGGTGAGTTGCCGGTCCGTAAGCTGCGGATGACGCTGATGCGGTTGCCGCGCAAGCTCAGTGGCCGCGACGTCAACGCGCTGGACAAGCGCCTCAAGGCGCTCAGTGCGCGTCCGCAGCTGCCCAAGGGCGCGATCCCGAAGAACATGCGTCCCCCGAAGGGCGCTTTCCGCCAGGCCCGTGGTCGCTGA
- a CDS encoding RDD family protein translates to MTISADHPVPPTPGTSFSQILGRRFGALVIDWLLCILVANTFADPFRDGWAPVLVLIVEYGFFIGLFAQTPGMYITRVRCVSWVSGGRIGVLRALLRGALLALVVPALIMDVNRRGLHDRAAGSVVTSVAR, encoded by the coding sequence GTGACAATCTCGGCTGACCACCCCGTGCCGCCCACCCCTGGAACGTCCTTCAGTCAGATCCTGGGGCGGCGATTCGGAGCGCTGGTGATCGACTGGCTGCTGTGCATACTGGTTGCCAACACCTTCGCCGACCCATTCCGCGACGGATGGGCCCCCGTGCTGGTGCTCATCGTCGAATACGGCTTCTTCATCGGTCTGTTCGCCCAGACCCCCGGGATGTACATCACGAGAGTCCGCTGCGTGTCCTGGGTCAGCGGTGGTCGGATCGGGGTCCTCCGTGCCCTCCTGCGCGGCGCCCTGCTCGCCCTCGTCGTACCCGCCCTGATCATGGATGTCAACCGTCGTGGCCTGCACGACCGAGCCGCCGGCTCGGTCGTCACGTCCGTCGCGCGCTGA